From the Pseudomonas baltica genome, one window contains:
- a CDS encoding efflux RND transporter periplasmic adaptor subunit has protein sequence MSSNPTPSRKRLMVAGISGLTLAAVLVGVGLSARSRDAHAVQAWTESQAIPVVSTFAPSVNAQGDTLSLPAHLQAWNMAPINARVSGYLKDWKADIGTQVQAGQVLADIDSPELDQQMAQAYAHLLQQKASAQLAGSTAQRWQHLLDTHSVSQQEVDEKVSSAAVAKADVQAAEADYARLKDLEAYKTIRAPFTGTITARNTDIGQLIKADDGGTTSLFTIADTRRLRLYIPVPQNYASAVHPGLQVQLTVPEHPGKTYTATLLGDSTSVDPRSGTLLAQFVADNPDGALMPGDYADTTVKVAADLHAVSIPSSALIFRAQGTQVAVLDASNHVHMRDIHIGLDLGARLVIDQGLATKDRVVDNPPDALRENDPVKLAETGVAHAPKA, from the coding sequence ATGTCATCTAACCCTACCCCTTCGCGCAAACGCTTGATGGTGGCCGGCATCAGCGGCCTGACCCTGGCAGCCGTGCTGGTCGGCGTCGGCCTCTCGGCCCGCAGCCGCGATGCCCACGCCGTGCAGGCCTGGACCGAAAGCCAGGCGATACCGGTGGTCAGCACCTTCGCCCCGAGCGTCAATGCCCAAGGCGACACCCTGAGCCTGCCCGCGCATCTGCAGGCCTGGAACATGGCGCCGATCAACGCCCGGGTGAGCGGCTACCTCAAGGACTGGAAAGCCGACATCGGCACCCAGGTCCAGGCCGGCCAGGTGCTGGCCGATATCGACAGCCCCGAACTCGACCAGCAGATGGCCCAGGCCTATGCGCACCTGCTGCAACAAAAGGCCAGTGCGCAACTGGCCGGCAGCACCGCGCAACGCTGGCAGCATCTGCTCGACACCCATTCGGTGTCGCAACAAGAGGTGGACGAAAAAGTCTCCAGCGCCGCCGTGGCCAAGGCCGATGTGCAAGCCGCCGAGGCCGATTACGCTCGGCTCAAGGACCTTGAAGCGTACAAGACCATTCGTGCGCCATTCACCGGCACCATCACCGCGCGCAACACCGACATCGGCCAGTTGATCAAGGCCGACGACGGCGGGACCACATCCCTGTTCACCATCGCCGACACCCGCCGCCTGCGCCTGTACATTCCGGTGCCGCAGAACTACGCCAGCGCCGTGCACCCCGGCCTGCAAGTGCAGCTGACGGTGCCCGAACACCCCGGCAAGACCTATACCGCCACCCTGCTGGGCGACTCCACTTCGGTGGACCCGCGCTCCGGCACATTGCTGGCGCAATTCGTCGCCGACAACCCGGACGGCGCGCTGATGCCCGGTGACTACGCCGACACCACGGTCAAGGTCGCCGCCGATCTGCACGCAGTCAGTATCCCGTCCAGCGCGCTGATCTTCCGCGCCCAAGGCACCCAGGTGGCGGTGCTGGATGCCAGCAACCATGTGCATATGCGCGACATTCATATCGGTCTGGACCTCGGCGCGCGCTTGGTGATCGACCAAGGCCTGGCGACCAAGGACCGGGTGGTCGACAACCCGCCCGATGCCCTGCGCGAGAACGACCCCGTGAAGCTGGCCGAGACAGGAGTTGCCCATGCGCCCAAGGCTTGA
- a CDS encoding thioesterase family protein encodes MIGWRGAIPPDWVDYNGHLRDAFYLLIFSYAVDGLMDEIGLDARSRERTGLTLFTLEAHINYLHEVKLGAAVEARIQIMAMDRKRLQLYLTLHPEGEAQVMAASEQMLLQVNLEGPKSAAFTPQTKEALERITAVQQDWPAPEYAGRKIAL; translated from the coding sequence ATGATCGGCTGGCGCGGCGCGATCCCGCCAGACTGGGTGGACTACAACGGGCATCTGCGCGATGCCTTTTACCTGCTGATTTTCAGCTATGCAGTGGATGGCTTGATGGACGAGATCGGCCTGGATGCACGGAGCCGTGAGCGTACCGGGTTGACGCTGTTTACCCTGGAGGCGCACATCAATTATCTGCATGAAGTGAAGCTGGGCGCAGCAGTTGAGGCGCGGATCCAGATCATGGCGATGGATCGCAAGCGCTTGCAGCTCTACCTGACACTCCACCCCGAAGGAGAAGCGCAAGTGATGGCGGCGAGTGAGCAGATGTTGTTGCAAGTGAATCTGGAGGGGCCGAAGTCGGCGGCTTTTACGCCGCAAACGAAGGAGGCACTGGAGCGAATAACGGCTGTCCAGCAAGACTGGCCTGCACCGGAATATGCAGGCCGCAAGATCGCGCTTTGA
- a CDS encoding L-carnitine dehydrogenase: MTYITNIKTFAALGSGVIGSGWVARALAHGLDVVAWDPAPGAEAALRQRIANAWPALVKQGLSASASQERLRFVATVEECVRDADFIQESAPERLDLKLQLHSRISAAAKPNALIGSSTSGLLPSEFYEGATHPERCVVGHPFNPVYLLPLVEVVGGKQTDPEAVQAAIKVYQSLGMRPLHVRKEVPGFIADRLLEALWREALHLVNDGVATTGEIDDAIRFGAGLRWSFMGTFLTYTLAGGDAGMRHFMNQFGPALQLPWTYLPAPELTNKLIDDVVDGTTEQLGERSISALERYRDDCLLAVLDAVRVTKAKHGMAFAE, encoded by the coding sequence ATGACGTACATCACCAACATCAAGACGTTCGCCGCCCTCGGCAGCGGCGTGATCGGCAGCGGCTGGGTCGCCCGCGCCCTCGCCCACGGCCTTGACGTGGTCGCTTGGGACCCTGCCCCCGGCGCCGAAGCCGCCTTGCGCCAACGAATCGCCAATGCCTGGCCAGCACTGGTCAAGCAAGGCCTCAGCGCCAGCGCCTCCCAGGAGCGCCTGCGCTTTGTGGCAACTGTCGAGGAATGCGTGCGCGACGCCGATTTCATCCAGGAAAGCGCCCCCGAGCGCCTCGATCTCAAGCTGCAATTGCACAGCCGGATCAGCGCCGCCGCCAAACCGAACGCCTTGATCGGCTCCAGCACCTCGGGCCTGCTGCCCAGCGAGTTCTACGAGGGCGCGACGCACCCCGAGCGCTGCGTGGTAGGCCATCCGTTCAACCCGGTGTACCTGCTGCCGCTGGTGGAAGTCGTCGGCGGCAAACAGACCGATCCCGAGGCCGTGCAAGCGGCGATCAAGGTCTACCAATCGCTGGGCATGCGACCGCTGCACGTACGCAAGGAAGTCCCCGGATTCATTGCCGATCGTCTGCTCGAAGCCTTGTGGCGCGAGGCCCTGCACCTGGTCAACGACGGTGTTGCCACCACCGGCGAAATCGACGACGCGATCCGCTTCGGCGCCGGCTTGCGCTGGTCGTTCATGGGCACCTTTCTGACCTACACCCTGGCCGGCGGCGATGCCGGCATGCGCCACTTCATGAACCAGTTCGGCCCGGCGCTGCAACTGCCCTGGACCTACCTGCCCGCGCCGGAACTGACCAACAAGCTGATCGATGACGTGGTCGACGGCACCACGGAGCAACTCGGCGAACGCAGCATCAGCGCACTGGAACGCTACCGCGACGACTGCCTGCTGGCAGTACTTGACGCGGTGCGGGTGACCAAGGCCAAGCACGGCATGGCGTTCGCAGAATGA
- a CDS encoding 3-keto-5-aminohexanoate cleavage protein, which produces MNHDVIITCALTGAGDTTGKSHLVPITPKQIAAAAVEAAKAGATVVHCHVRDPQTGQFSRDVALYREVMERIREADIDIIVNLTAGMGGDLEIGAGESPTDFGPGTDLVGPLTRLAHVEELLPDICTLDCGTLNFGDGNTIYVSTPQQLRAGAQRITELGVKAELEIFDTGHLWFAKQMIKEGLLVDPLFQLCLGIPWGAPADTTTMKAMVDNLPSDAVWSGFGIGRMQMPMAAQSVLLGGNVRVGLEDNLWLEKGVLATNGQLVERVSEILTRLGARILTPAEGRAKMNLTRR; this is translated from the coding sequence ATGAACCACGACGTCATCATCACCTGTGCCCTCACCGGCGCGGGCGACACCACCGGCAAGAGCCACCTCGTGCCCATCACCCCCAAGCAGATCGCCGCCGCTGCCGTCGAAGCCGCCAAGGCCGGCGCCACCGTGGTCCACTGCCATGTGCGCGACCCGCAGACCGGGCAATTCAGCCGTGACGTAGCGCTGTACCGTGAAGTCATGGAGCGCATCCGCGAGGCGGACATCGACATCATCGTCAATCTCACCGCTGGCATGGGCGGCGACCTGGAGATCGGCGCGGGCGAATCGCCCACCGACTTCGGCCCCGGCACCGATCTGGTCGGCCCGCTGACGCGCCTGGCCCATGTCGAAGAGTTGCTGCCGGACATCTGCACGCTGGATTGCGGCACCCTCAACTTCGGCGACGGCAACACCATTTACGTCTCTACCCCGCAGCAACTGCGTGCAGGCGCCCAGCGCATCACCGAGTTGGGCGTGAAGGCCGAGCTGGAGATTTTCGATACCGGCCACCTGTGGTTCGCCAAGCAGATGATCAAGGAAGGGCTGCTGGTCGACCCGCTGTTCCAGCTGTGCCTAGGCATCCCTTGGGGCGCGCCGGCGGATACCACCACCATGAAGGCCATGGTCGACAACCTGCCCAGCGATGCGGTGTGGTCCGGTTTCGGCATCGGCCGCATGCAGATGCCCATGGCCGCGCAATCGGTGTTGCTGGGCGGCAATGTGCGGGTCGGTCTGGAAGACAACCTGTGGCTCGAAAAAGGCGTGCTCGCGACCAACGGCCAATTGGTCGAGCGCGTGAGTGAAATCCTCACCCGCCTGGGCGCGCGCATCCTTACGCCGGCCGAAGGCCGGGCAAAAATGAACCTCACCCGGCGTTGA
- a CDS encoding RHS repeat-associated core domain-containing protein, with protein sequence MSVQLIATDQHNSVLRTQSRHSFVSYLPFGLHRESQTVRSRLAFNGQYKEAPSCHYLLGSGYRTYNPLLMRFNSPDSISPFGKGGLNCYAYGKSDPINYLDPTGHMPAWGAARTAIPIDDLQLKKLWTIHHLLETDPDVGKLLGTHINTPRLKTRPVAINRPSSSAIPIPASKKAAETTHSRLLSMATDGAGQNPDKARAKLQDAYLKASATKGDVSETFNYLKAAEYDQQFKHLLQNPELVAGYKNNSLFENLVQRIRA encoded by the coding sequence ATGAGTGTTCAACTGATAGCAACTGACCAGCATAACTCCGTCCTGAGGACTCAATCGCGGCACTCTTTTGTGAGTTACCTTCCGTTTGGCCTGCATCGAGAAAGTCAAACTGTCCGCTCGCGATTGGCATTCAACGGCCAGTACAAAGAGGCGCCATCGTGCCATTACTTGCTCGGTAGCGGCTACCGCACCTACAACCCTTTACTGATGCGGTTCAATAGCCCGGATAGTATCAGTCCTTTTGGCAAAGGAGGGTTGAACTGCTATGCCTATGGGAAAAGTGACCCGATCAACTATCTCGATCCTACCGGGCATATGCCTGCATGGGGTGCTGCAAGGACGGCAATTCCTATAGATGATCTCCAGCTCAAAAAACTTTGGACAATTCACCACCTCCTAGAGACAGACCCTGACGTAGGAAAGCTATTAGGAACACACATTAATACTCCGCGATTAAAAACGAGACCTGTAGCCATCAATAGACCTTCAAGTTCGGCCATACCAATCCCCGCATCAAAAAAAGCAGCAGAGACCACTCACTCGCGCCTACTCTCAATGGCGACGGATGGTGCAGGCCAGAATCCAGATAAAGCGCGAGCTAAACTTCAAGACGCCTACCTGAAAGCCTCGGCCACGAAGGGTGATGTATCTGAAACTTTCAACTATCTTAAAGCAGCAGAATACGACCAGCAGTTTAAACACTTACTTCAAAATCCCGAATTAGTTGCGGGCTATAAAAATAACTCTCTATTTGAAAACCTGGTCCAACGGATCAGGGCGTAA
- the choX gene encoding choline ABC transporter substrate-binding protein, with protein MNKSMSCCLLSLTASAIFSVNASAAEAPSCKNVRLGVVNWTDVIATSAMTQVLLDGLGYETKQTSASQQIIFAGIRDQRLDLFLGYWNPLMTQTITPFVDAKQVRVLDKPSLEDARATLAVPSYLADKGLKNFADIAKFKTELGGKIYGIEPGSGANTQIKAMIAKNQFGLGGFQLVESSEAGMLSAVGRAVNRNEAIVFFGWAPHPMNVNIKMTYLTGSDGALGPDEGKATVWTVTAPDYASRCPNVERLVSNLTFSAEDESRMMQPLLDHKDALESAKAWLKAHPADQQRWLEGVTTFDGKPAGGNLKLTTNP; from the coding sequence ATGAACAAATCGATGAGTTGCTGTTTGCTGAGCCTGACCGCCAGCGCGATATTCAGCGTGAACGCCAGCGCCGCCGAAGCCCCCAGCTGCAAGAACGTACGCCTGGGCGTGGTCAACTGGACCGACGTCATCGCCACCAGCGCCATGACTCAGGTACTGCTCGATGGCCTGGGCTACGAGACCAAGCAGACCAGCGCTTCACAGCAGATCATTTTCGCCGGCATCCGTGACCAGCGTCTGGACCTGTTCCTCGGCTACTGGAACCCGCTGATGACCCAGACCATCACGCCGTTCGTCGACGCCAAGCAAGTGCGCGTGCTCGACAAACCCAGCCTGGAGGACGCCCGCGCCACCCTGGCAGTACCCAGCTACCTGGCCGACAAGGGCCTGAAAAACTTCGCCGACATCGCCAAGTTCAAGACCGAACTGGGCGGCAAGATCTACGGCATCGAGCCCGGTTCGGGCGCCAACACCCAGATCAAGGCGATGATCGCCAAAAACCAGTTCGGCCTGGGCGGCTTCCAGCTGGTGGAGTCCAGCGAGGCCGGCATGCTCTCGGCGGTGGGCCGCGCGGTGAATCGCAATGAAGCCATCGTATTCTTCGGCTGGGCCCCGCACCCCATGAACGTCAACATCAAGATGACCTACCTCACCGGCAGCGACGGCGCCCTGGGCCCGGACGAAGGCAAGGCTACGGTATGGACCGTTACCGCACCGGACTACGCCAGCCGCTGCCCGAACGTGGAGCGGCTGGTCAGCAACCTGACCTTCAGCGCCGAGGATGAGAGCCGGATGATGCAACCGCTGCTCGATCACAAGGACGCGCTGGAGTCGGCCAAGGCCTGGCTCAAGGCCCATCCGGCGGATCAGCAACGCTGGCTTGAAGGGGTGACCACGTTCGATGGCAAGCCGGCGGGTGGGAATCTCAAATTGACGACCAATCCTTGA
- a CDS encoding GlxA family transcriptional regulator, with product MPQCFHFLLLPGFSAMGFISAIEPLRVANRFKGELYRWQVLSLDGGPVTASNGMSVNADDGLIALSKGATLMVVAGFDPLQAFCAPLQHWLRRHDGEGVTLGGIDTGSFVLAEAGLLSGHRVALHWEALDAFRESYPALEASQELFEVDGRRITCAGGTASIDLMLDLIAQAHGSELAIQVSEQFVLSRIRPRKDHQRMQVATRYGINNKKLVQVIGEMEQHMEPPLSTLELAELAKITRRQLERLFKLYLNDTPSNFYLRLRLDKGRQLLRQTDMSVLEVSIACGFESASYFTRSYRVKFGKSPREDRRV from the coding sequence ATGCCCCAGTGTTTTCATTTCCTGTTGTTACCCGGCTTTTCGGCGATGGGGTTCATCTCGGCCATCGAGCCGTTGCGCGTGGCCAATCGCTTCAAGGGCGAGCTGTATCGCTGGCAGGTGTTGAGCCTGGATGGCGGGCCGGTGACTGCCAGCAACGGCATGTCGGTGAACGCCGATGACGGCTTGATCGCGTTGAGCAAGGGCGCAACGCTTATGGTGGTGGCAGGCTTCGATCCATTACAGGCGTTTTGCGCGCCGTTGCAACATTGGCTGCGTCGCCATGATGGGGAAGGGGTGACGCTGGGTGGCATCGACACCGGCAGCTTCGTCCTGGCCGAGGCCGGGTTGCTGAGCGGTCATCGCGTGGCTTTGCACTGGGAGGCGCTGGACGCCTTTCGCGAGTCCTATCCCGCGCTCGAGGCCAGCCAGGAACTCTTCGAAGTCGATGGCCGGCGTATCACCTGCGCTGGCGGCACGGCGAGCATCGACCTGATGCTCGACCTGATCGCCCAGGCCCACGGCAGCGAACTCGCCATCCAGGTCTCCGAGCAGTTCGTGCTCAGCCGCATCCGCCCGCGCAAGGACCACCAGCGCATGCAGGTCGCCACGCGCTACGGCATCAACAACAAGAAGCTGGTGCAGGTGATCGGTGAGATGGAGCAGCACATGGAGCCGCCGCTCAGCACCCTGGAGCTGGCCGAACTGGCCAAGATCACCCGGCGGCAATTGGAGCGGCTGTTCAAACTGTACCTCAACGACACGCCGAGCAACTTCTACCTGCGCCTGCGGCTGGATAAGGGCCGCCAGCTGCTGCGCCAGACGGACATGAGTGTGCTGGAGGTGAGTATTGCCTGCGGGTTTGAATCGGCGTCGTATTTCACCCGCAGCTACCGGGTGAAGTTCGGCAAGAGCCCGCGGGAGGATCGGCGGGTTTAG
- a CDS encoding DUF3010 family protein, producing the protein MKTCGVEIKASEAIFALAVIEGGAVNHLPLTLKKLALDDDDQAANVRAFAAQAAAFVAENGIQRLAIKKRGKKGEFAGGPTTFKIEGILQLLEGCETVLVSPQTISAQAKKHGAELPSSLNKYQHDAFKAACAVLLKR; encoded by the coding sequence ATGAAGACCTGTGGTGTGGAAATCAAGGCAAGCGAGGCGATCTTCGCCCTGGCCGTTATAGAGGGTGGCGCGGTGAATCATTTGCCGTTGACGCTCAAGAAGCTGGCGTTGGACGATGATGACCAGGCGGCGAATGTACGGGCATTTGCGGCACAAGCTGCTGCCTTCGTCGCTGAAAATGGCATCCAGCGGTTGGCGATCAAGAAGCGCGGTAAAAAAGGCGAGTTTGCCGGCGGCCCGACGACGTTCAAGATCGAGGGCATCCTGCAGTTGCTCGAAGGATGCGAAACCGTTCTCGTCTCCCCGCAAACCATCAGCGCTCAGGCCAAGAAGCATGGCGCCGAACTGCCTTCGTCCCTGAACAAATATCAGCACGACGCTTTCAAGGCCGCTTGCGCCGTATTGCTCAAGCGCTGA
- a CDS encoding lysozyme inhibitor LprI family protein, with translation MRSMLWVLAVLAVGAHAADKDEDGPTPCDKVETSAQSLKCSVYNKDTAQSGLDEAYNQLMARISAQFSDQKELLKTYQDKVKAANDLWIKLRDADCAVEILESSSDDSDAETTKNNCLAQRSDERSEYLQTLATQGGESDAPDE, from the coding sequence ATGAGATCAATGCTTTGGGTATTGGCCGTGCTGGCCGTCGGCGCACATGCCGCAGACAAGGACGAAGACGGCCCGACACCCTGCGACAAGGTAGAAACCAGCGCCCAGAGCCTGAAGTGCTCGGTCTACAACAAGGACACCGCGCAAAGTGGCCTGGATGAAGCCTACAACCAGCTGATGGCGCGTATCTCCGCGCAGTTCAGCGATCAGAAAGAACTGCTCAAGACCTACCAGGACAAGGTCAAAGCCGCCAACGACCTGTGGATAAAACTGCGCGACGCCGATTGCGCGGTAGAAATCCTCGAGTCCAGCAGCGACGACAGCGACGCCGAAACCACCAAGAATAACTGCCTGGCTCAGCGCAGCGACGAGCGGTCGGAATACCTGCAGACCTTGGCGACCCAAGGCGGCGAATCGGACGCTCCTGACGAATGA
- a CDS encoding amidase family protein: MDFSAKLFTVVAGAVLAMSTTVSVANAAPTPVAACGIEAGLEYATVAELIAAMESGDLTSERLVTHLLARIERLNEQGPQLRAVIETNAEALELARALDAERAEGNVRGALHGIPVLLKDSIETADTLKTAAGSLAMVAASASRDAPLVANLRASGALILGKANMSEWANFRGTNIPNGWSGRGGQTLSAYGADYEACGSSSGSAVAVAAGFAPLAVGTETLGSIICPALHAGVVGLKPTQGLIVNEGIVPLSVRQDTAGPMARTVADSALLLAILQGDESLAEQYQQTLGSASLDGKRIGFPVEYAEGPAQRSDQPLFLKALAAMREAGAQLVPISAQVAPDFDVLYLLLQDFKTAIPAYLQSREGLGLSTLEELIEFNRTQPGNAEYNQAWMLMASNWEMTPDQYTAMLERVVAVNQAALDAPLEAHTLDALVFPTAQPSWAMAASAGYPSLNVPTGHGDDGLPGGMTFIGKAKAETDLLALAAAYEGLVPANCPTL; the protein is encoded by the coding sequence ATGGACTTCTCTGCAAAACTATTCACTGTGGTTGCCGGCGCTGTGCTGGCGATGTCTACCACAGTTTCCGTCGCCAATGCGGCGCCGACCCCTGTCGCGGCGTGCGGTATCGAGGCGGGCCTGGAGTACGCGACGGTCGCCGAACTGATCGCGGCCATGGAAAGTGGCGATCTGACTTCCGAACGCCTGGTCACGCATCTGCTGGCGCGAATCGAGCGCCTCAACGAGCAAGGGCCGCAGTTGCGCGCTGTGATAGAAACCAACGCCGAAGCCCTGGAGCTGGCGCGCGCACTGGATGCCGAGCGCGCCGAAGGCAATGTGCGCGGGGCGCTGCACGGTATTCCGGTGTTGCTCAAGGACAGTATCGAGACCGCCGACACCCTCAAGACCGCTGCCGGCTCGCTGGCGATGGTAGCGGCATCGGCCTCCCGTGATGCGCCGCTGGTCGCCAATCTGCGCGCGTCGGGCGCGCTGATCCTCGGCAAGGCCAATATGAGTGAATGGGCGAACTTTCGTGGTACCAATATCCCCAATGGTTGGAGCGGGCGAGGTGGGCAAACGCTCAGCGCCTATGGTGCGGATTATGAAGCCTGCGGCTCCAGCAGCGGTTCGGCGGTGGCTGTCGCCGCTGGCTTCGCGCCGCTGGCGGTCGGCACCGAGACGCTCGGCTCGATCATCTGTCCGGCGCTCCATGCCGGCGTCGTGGGCCTCAAGCCGACCCAGGGACTGATCGTCAACGAGGGCATCGTGCCGCTGTCGGTGCGTCAGGACACCGCCGGGCCTATGGCCCGGACCGTCGCCGACAGCGCACTGTTGCTGGCGATCCTGCAGGGCGATGAATCACTGGCTGAGCAGTACCAGCAAACGCTAGGTTCCGCCAGCCTGGACGGCAAGCGCATCGGATTTCCCGTGGAATACGCCGAGGGCCCGGCGCAGCGCAGCGACCAGCCACTGTTCTTGAAGGCGCTGGCGGCCATGCGCGAGGCCGGTGCGCAACTGGTGCCGATTTCCGCGCAGGTGGCCCCTGATTTCGACGTACTGTACCTGCTGCTGCAAGACTTCAAGACCGCCATCCCCGCCTACCTGCAAAGTCGCGAAGGCCTGGGCCTCAGTACCCTCGAAGAGCTGATCGAGTTCAATCGCACCCAGCCGGGCAACGCCGAGTACAACCAGGCGTGGATGCTGATGGCCAGCAACTGGGAAATGACGCCTGATCAGTACACCGCCATGCTCGAACGCGTAGTCGCTGTTAACCAAGCGGCACTGGATGCCCCCCTTGAGGCGCACACGCTGGATGCGCTGGTATTTCCGACGGCGCAGCCGTCCTGGGCGATGGCCGCCAGCGCGGGCTATCCGAGCCTGAACGTGCCCACCGGGCACGGTGACGACGGCCTGCCGGGCGGTATGACCTTTATCGGCAAGGCCAAGGCCGAAACCGACCTGCTGGCGCTCGCTGCCGCCTATGAGGGGCTCGTCCCCGCCAACTGCCCGACCCTGTAA
- a CDS encoding dipeptidase — MSPAELHADSIVIDGLIIAKWNRELFEDMRKGGLTMANCTVSVWEGFQATINSICSSQKLMRENSDLVMPVRTTADIRKAKETGKTGIMFGFQNAHAFEDQIGYVEIFKQLGVGIVQMCYNTQNLVGTGCYERDGGLSGFGREIVAEMNRVGVMCDLSHVGSKTSEEVILESKKPVCYSHCLPSGLKEHPRNKSDAELKFIADHGGFVGVTMFAPFLAKGIESTIDDYAEAIEYTMNIVGEDAIGIGTDFTQGHGQDFFEYLTHDKGYARRLTSFGKIINPLGIRTVGEFPNLTETLLKRGHSERTVRKIMGENWVNVLKDVWGE, encoded by the coding sequence ATGAGCCCAGCCGAATTGCACGCCGACAGCATCGTTATCGATGGCCTGATCATCGCCAAGTGGAACCGTGAACTGTTCGAAGACATGCGCAAAGGCGGCCTGACCATGGCCAACTGCACCGTGTCGGTGTGGGAAGGTTTCCAGGCGACGATCAACAGCATCTGCTCCAGCCAGAAGCTGATGCGCGAGAACAGTGACCTGGTCATGCCGGTGCGCACCACCGCCGACATCCGCAAAGCCAAGGAAACCGGCAAGACCGGCATCATGTTCGGCTTCCAGAACGCCCACGCCTTTGAAGACCAGATCGGCTATGTCGAGATCTTCAAGCAGCTGGGCGTCGGTATCGTACAGATGTGCTACAACACCCAGAACCTGGTCGGCACCGGCTGCTACGAGCGCGACGGCGGCCTGTCGGGCTTCGGGCGCGAGATCGTCGCCGAGATGAACCGCGTCGGGGTGATGTGCGACCTGTCCCACGTCGGCTCGAAAACATCCGAAGAAGTCATCCTCGAATCGAAAAAACCGGTGTGCTACTCCCACTGCCTGCCGTCGGGCCTCAAGGAGCACCCGCGCAACAAATCCGACGCCGAGCTCAAATTCATCGCCGACCACGGCGGTTTCGTCGGTGTGACCATGTTCGCGCCATTCCTGGCCAAGGGCATCGAGTCGACCATCGACGATTACGCCGAAGCCATCGAATACACCATGAACATCGTCGGTGAAGACGCCATCGGCATCGGTACCGACTTCACCCAGGGCCACGGCCAGGACTTCTTCGAATACCTGACCCACGACAAGGGCTACGCTCGCCGCTTGACCAGCTTCGGCAAGATCATCAACCCGCTGGGCATCCGCACCGTGGGCGAGTTCCCCAATTTGACCGAGACCCTGCTCAAGCGCGGCCACAGCGAGCGCACGGTGCGCAAGATCATGGGCGAGAACTGGGTGAACGTCCTCAAGGATGTGTGGGGAGAATAA
- a CDS encoding DUF5943 domain-containing protein, translating to MAKIAPQLPIEVDSETGVWTSDALPMLYVPRHFFVNNHMGIEEVLGADAYAEILYKAGYKSAWHWCEKEAECHGIEGVAVFEHYMKRLSQRGWGLFKIQDIDLDKGTASVKLEHSCFVYVYGKVGRKVDYMFTGWFAGAMDQILAAKGSSVRTVAEQVYGGSEEGHEDGLFTVKPL from the coding sequence ATGGCCAAAATCGCCCCGCAACTGCCCATCGAAGTCGACAGCGAAACCGGCGTCTGGACCTCCGATGCCCTGCCGATGCTCTACGTGCCGCGGCACTTTTTCGTCAACAACCACATGGGTATCGAAGAAGTCCTGGGCGCCGATGCCTACGCCGAGATCCTCTACAAGGCCGGCTACAAATCTGCCTGGCACTGGTGCGAAAAAGAAGCCGAATGCCATGGCATCGAAGGCGTCGCGGTGTTCGAGCACTACATGAAGCGCCTGTCGCAGCGTGGCTGGGGCCTGTTCAAGATTCAGGACATCGACCTCGACAAAGGCACCGCCAGCGTCAAGCTCGAGCACTCCTGCTTCGTCTACGTGTACGGCAAGGTCGGGCGCAAGGTCGACTACATGTTCACCGGCTGGTTCGCCGGTGCCATGGACCAGATCCTCGCCGCCAAGGGCAGCAGTGTGCGTACCGTCGCCGAGCAAGTGTATGGCGGCTCCGAAGAAGGCCACGAAGATGGCCTGTTCACCGTCAAACCGTTGTAA